DNA from Candidatus Neomarinimicrobiota bacterium:
CTAATAAACATGGACATTTTAAAATTGAGGTAGTTGATACCGATGCACCATCGGTCACTTTTATGATTTATGATTTTATAAAGAAAGCAAATCCAGACTTGATGGATTACGCAATAGCAGAAGCGATTTATGTGGGACTTCTAACAGATACTGGTTCTTTCAGATTTGAAAACACTACCATTGAAGCGATGGAAGTAGCAATTGAAATGATGAAGTATGGGGTTAAACCTGGTAAAATGTATAGACTTATATACGAAAATCTTCGACCGATTCAGGCAAAATTACTTGGATATGTCCTTCAGACTTTACATTACGAGCTTGATGGAAAGATTGCATGGTTCTCACTCACCAGAGTCGAAATTGCAAAACAGGGAGCAAAATTAGAGGATGTTGATGGATTCACTGATTTTGTAAGGTCAATAAAAAATGTAGAAGTTTCTGTGATGTTTCTGGAACTGGAAGAAAATAAAATAAAGGTGAATTTCAGATCAAAGGGTAAAATAGTAGTCAATGAAATTGCTCATACTTACAATGGAGGCGGTCACCCATATGCTGCTGGAATGACTCTGCAAATGTCAATGAAAGAAGCAATAGAGCTGGTTCTCAATGAATTAATTAAACTATTTAAAAGATATGGAGAAAACAATGCCTATTAAATCCGACCAATGGATAATAGAAATGTCGAGAGTATATAAAATGATAGAACCATTTGAAGAGAGTCTGATCTCAA
Protein-coding regions in this window:
- a CDS encoding bifunctional oligoribonuclease/PAP phosphatase NrnA, whose translation is MGNTTSKYNWDKVIDIISNSSNILLTTHINPDGDGLGCEAAMYYFLKKLGKSPVIYNSSPLPPEYDFLNRNEIFNIYEESLKDSIFRNVDLIMVFDIGTPERLGCIGNHIQNYPIPTVCIDHHPNKHGHFKIEVVDTDAPSVTFMIYDFIKKANPDLMDYAIAEAIYVGLLTDTGSFRFENTTIEAMEVAIEMMKYGVKPGKMYRLIYENLRPIQAKLLGYVLQTLHYELDGKIAWFSLTRVEIAKQGAKLEDVDGFTDFVRSIKNVEVSVMFLELEENKIKVNFRSKGKIVVNEIAHTYNGGGHPYAAGMTLQMSMKEAIELVLNELIKLFKRYGENNAY